A stretch of DNA from Mycolicibacterium celeriflavum:
GTCCCGGTTTTCCTGGCGGTTCTGCGCCAGCAGGATCAGCGGCGCCGCGTACGCCGCCTGGGTGGAGAACGCGAGGTTGAGCAGGATGAACGGGTACGGGTCCCAGCGCAGGCCGACGGCGAACAGGTTCAGGCTGATCCAGACGATCACGAGGATCGTCTGCCACGCCAGGTAGCGCCCGGTGCCCAGGAACCGGGCGATCGACTCGCTGAAGTTCCCGACCGCCTCGGGATCGACGTTGAAGGAGAACCGCCGCCGCGACTCCAGCGGCGTGTCGAGCCGGCCGCGGTCGGTCATGTGCCCCCCTCGGCGCCCGTGAGCTCCGGCTCTTCGGTGTCGCGCCAGTCATGGGGCAGCAGGTGGTCGAGCACGTCGTCGACCGACACGGCGCCCAACAGATGGTTCTGCTCATCGACGACCGCCCCGCAAACCAGGTTGTAGGCGGCGAAGTAGCGGGTCACCGCCGCCAGGGAGTCCTCCGGGCCGAGATTCGGCAGATCGGTGTCGATGATCCCGCTGACCAGATCGGCGGGCGGCTCACGCAGCAGCCGCTGCAGGTGCACGCAACCGAGATAGTGGCCGGTCGGCGTGGCCGTCGGCGGGCGCGACACGAACACCAGCGAGGCCAGCGCGGGGGTCAGGTCGGGGTCGCGGACGCGGGCCAGCGCCTCGGCGACGGTGGTGTCGGGGGCCAGCACCACCGGCTCGGACGTCATCAGCCCGCCGGCGGTGTCGGGGGAGTGCGACAGCAGCCGTCGCACGTCCTCGGAGTCCTCGGGATCCATCCGCCGCAGAAACTGCTCGGCATCCACCGGCGTCATCGACCCCAGCAGGTCGGCGGCGTCGTCGGGATCCATCGCCTCGAGCACGTCGGCGGCCCGGTCGGCGGGCAGCCGCTTGAGTACGTCGGTCTGATCGTCTTCGGGCAACTCCTGGAGCACGTCGGCCAGCCGTTCGTCGTCCAGGGCGTTGACCACCTCGTAGCGCCGCTTGTTCGGCAGTTCCCGGATGGCCTCGGCGACCTCGACCGCCCGCTGGCCCTCGAACTGCTCGAGCAGTTGCGCCACACCCTGACCGGGCATCGCCAGACCGGACGGCGTCAGGCCATGCACATGCTGCCAGTCGACGACGTGTACGTTGCTGCGCCGGCCGAGCCGTCGATGCGGGCGAACCGCCACCTTGGTGACCATCCAGTCGCGGGTGCGCGTCTGCTCGATGCCGAGGTCCACGACGATCACGTCGAGGTTCGCCAGCTGCGGCAGGTCGGGATCGTCGACGCGCACGCGTGTTTCGATGACCTGCCCCAGCACCAGCACCTCACCCGGGCGCTGCGCGAACCGGCGCAGCGACACACTGCCGGTGGCAAGCGTCACGGCGCCGGGCTCGATCGACGTCACCCGCAGAATCGGTACGAAAATCCTTCGCCGCGTGAGCATTTCGACGACCAAGCCGAGCACGCGGGGCTGCTGGCGCACGAGACTGATGCTGATCACGACATCGCGGACCCGGCCGATGGACTCCCCGTCGGGGCCCAACACCACCATTCCCGCGAGTCGGGCCGCATAGACCCTGTTCACCGCCGCCATGACTCAAAGGGTAGAGAGTGTTGTTGTGGAAAACCGGTATCGACCCCGCCGAACGGTGCTTTCCGTTCCCGGGAGCAGCGCGAAAATGGTCGAGAAGGCGAAATCCCTGGCCGCCGACGAGGTGTTTCTGGACCTCGAGGATGCCGTCGCGCCGGACGCCAAGGCCGAGGCCCGCACCCGGGTGGCGACCGCGCTGGCCGAGCCGGGCTGGGCCGGTCAACTGCGCGGTGTGCGGGTCAACGACTGGACAACGCCGTGGACGTACGCCGACATCATCGAGGTGGTGTCGACGGTTGCCTCGTCCCGGGACGCGGCGCTGGACATCGTGGTCCTGCCCAAAGTCACCGACGCCTCGCATATCCACGCACTGCACCTGTTGCTGAGCCAACTCGAGACCACCCATCGGCTGCCGGTCGGCGGCATCGGGATCGAGGCGCAGATCGAGAATGCGCAGGGGCTCACCAACATTGACGCGATTGCTGCCGCACCGCGGGTGCAGGCGCTGGTGCTAGGACCCGCCGACATGGCCGCCAGCCTGAACATGCGCACGCTGGAGGTCGGTGAGCAACCGGAGGGCTACGACGTCGGCGATGCGCACCACCACGTGCTGATGCGAATCCTGATCGCCGCTCGGACCCACGGTGTGCTCGCCATCGACGGCCCGTATCTGAAGATCCGCGACGTCGATGGCTTCCGCCGGGTTGCCGGTCGCTCCGCGGCGCTGGGCTACGACGGCAAATGGGTGCTGCACCCCGACCAGATCGCCGCGGGCAACGAGATTTTCAGCCCGCGGCAGGAGGACTTCGACCACGCCGAGCTGATCCTCGAGGCCTACGAGTGGCACACCTCGCGCGCGGGCGGGGCGAGGGGAGCCGTCATGTTGGGCGACGAGATGATCGACGAGGCGAGCCGGAAAATGGCGTTGGTCATCGCCGGAAAGGGCCGCGCTGCAGGCATGCAACGCCAGGGCGAGCCGTTTCGCCCACCGCAGTGACGTTACGCCTGCGTGCTCAAGTGCCCAGCATGGCGATGGCCAGCACGACGTTGAAGAGAAACGTCGCTGCGCCGACGGCGATGCCCGCGATGGCCAACCCGCGGCCGCCTTCGCCGGTTTCCTTGATCTGGTTCAGCGCGACGATGCCCAGCACGATGCCGATGATGGCGCCGATGCCGCACAGGATGCCGACCAGTGAGGCCACCAGCGAGCCGATGGCCATCCCGTTCGTCTTGTCCTGCGGCAGCTGGCCGTAGCCGCCGGTATAGCCGGTCGCGCCATACCCGGCGGGTGCGCCGTAGGGCGATCCGCCGTACGGCGATGCGCCGTAGGGCGGCGGCGGATAAGACTGCCCGAAGTTCGACGGGTCGGAGTACGACGGATAGCCGCCTGACGGCGGGGGATAGGCCCCCGGCGGGGGCGGGTAGCCACCTTGGGGTGGTGGCGGGTAACCGGACGGCGGGGGATAGCTCGGCGGGTAGCCGGCCGAGGGATCGTAACCGGACGGAGCCTCGTACGGTGCGCCGTAAGCCGGTGGGCTGTAGCCGGGCTGCCCCGGCGGCTCGAAAGGTGCCGAGGACTGCCCGCCCTCAGTCTGCCCGCCCTGGTCCTGCGCCGCCGACTGGTCCGTGGACTGCTCGATAGGTGGCGCTTCGGAGCCGCTGGAAGTCGGTTCGGACGCACCGCTGCTGGCGCCGGATGATGCCGTTTTTCCTGCGTCGTCGCCGGGATTTGTCATGCTGTCAACCTAGCGCACCCGCCGGGCACGATCGCGGCTCTCGCGGCGTTGATTCTGGTGGAACACACAGTGCGATCGGGCGCGAAAAGAGGAGATGGAGCAGCGATGACCAGTCCGTTTCAGCCTGGACAGACCCCCGGCGCCACGCCGGGCGCGGCGAGCGCCGGGCGTGGCCCCGCCAGCCTGCCGACCCCGCCGAAGGGCTGGCCGATCGGCTCATACCCGACCTACGCCGAGGCCCAGCGCGCCGTGGACTACCTGTCCGACCAGGAGTTCCCGGTGCAGCAGGTGACGATCGTCGGCGTGGACCTCATGCAGGTCGAGCGGGTCACCGGCAGGCTGTCGTGGCCGAAGGTGCTCGGCGGTGGTGTGCTGACCGGCGCCTGGCTGGGCCTGTTCATCGGCCTGGTCCTCGGATTCTTCAGCCCCAGCCCGTGGGGTGCGTTGGCCACCGGGCTGATCGCCGGTGTGTTCTTCGGCCTCATCACATCGGCCATCCCGTACGCGATGGCACGCGGCACAAGAGATTTCAGCTCGACTCTGCAACTGGTCGCCGGACGCTACGACGTACTCTGTGATCCGCAGAACGCCGAGCGTGGCCGGGATCTGCTGGCGCGCTTGACCATCTGACGGCTCCTCCTGCCCCGAGGATGCATGTGGCACCCCAACGCAATTGCGTAACGGTGCCCGACGCGCGGCCCTGAAGTGTTGCAAACCACGTGGTTGTGGCAATACGGTTTGCGCGCGGGACATTCCCGACGGAGTCGCTCCGGCGGCGACATCGGAGGCGGACGGAGGCGGGTGGTGCGCTTCCCCAGCGTGCGTGGGGGCCCACGGCGGCTAGGCGCTGCGGCGGTCGCTGCCCTGACGACGGCGTCAATGCTGACGGCTTGCGGTTCCGACAGCCGCGGCATCGTGATCAACTACTACACGCCGGCCAACGAGGCGCAGACCTTCACGGCAGTCGCCCAGCGGTGCAACGAAGAACTCGGTGGCCGGTTCACCATCCAACAGATCAGCTTGCCCAAGAGCGCCGACGACCAGCGACTCCAGCTCGCGCGGCGGCTCACCGGAAACGACAAGACCCTCGACGTGATGGCGCTCGACGTCGTGTGGACAGCCGAGTTCGCCGAGGCCGGTTGGGCATTGCCACTCT
This window harbors:
- a CDS encoding DUF1003 domain-containing protein, with the translated sequence MTDRGRLDTPLESRRRFSFNVDPEAVGNFSESIARFLGTGRYLAWQTILVIVWISLNLFAVGLRWDPYPFILLNLAFSTQAAYAAPLILLAQNRQENRDRVSLEEDRRRALQTKSDTEYLARELAALRLAVGEVVTRDYLRRELEEMREMLAQLQPPAADPADDGAGRAEAGERRAKKSSAGS
- a CDS encoding magnesium transporter MgtE N-terminal domain-containing protein, producing the protein MAAVNRVYAARLAGMVVLGPDGESIGRVRDVVISISLVRQQPRVLGLVVEMLTRRRIFVPILRVTSIEPGAVTLATGSVSLRRFAQRPGEVLVLGQVIETRVRVDDPDLPQLANLDVIVVDLGIEQTRTRDWMVTKVAVRPHRRLGRRSNVHVVDWQHVHGLTPSGLAMPGQGVAQLLEQFEGQRAVEVAEAIRELPNKRRYEVVNALDDERLADVLQELPEDDQTDVLKRLPADRAADVLEAMDPDDAADLLGSMTPVDAEQFLRRMDPEDSEDVRRLLSHSPDTAGGLMTSEPVVLAPDTTVAEALARVRDPDLTPALASLVFVSRPPTATPTGHYLGCVHLQRLLREPPADLVSGIIDTDLPNLGPEDSLAAVTRYFAAYNLVCGAVVDEQNHLLGAVSVDDVLDHLLPHDWRDTEEPELTGAEGGT
- a CDS encoding HpcH/HpaI aldolase/citrate lyase family protein — its product is MENRYRPRRTVLSVPGSSAKMVEKAKSLAADEVFLDLEDAVAPDAKAEARTRVATALAEPGWAGQLRGVRVNDWTTPWTYADIIEVVSTVASSRDAALDIVVLPKVTDASHIHALHLLLSQLETTHRLPVGGIGIEAQIENAQGLTNIDAIAAAPRVQALVLGPADMAASLNMRTLEVGEQPEGYDVGDAHHHVLMRILIAARTHGVLAIDGPYLKIRDVDGFRRVAGRSAALGYDGKWVLHPDQIAAGNEIFSPRQEDFDHAELILEAYEWHTSRAGGARGAVMLGDEMIDEASRKMALVIAGKGRAAGMQRQGEPFRPPQ
- a CDS encoding DUF4190 domain-containing protein, encoding MTNPGDDAGKTASSGASSGASEPTSSGSEAPPIEQSTDQSAAQDQGGQTEGGQSSAPFEPPGQPGYSPPAYGAPYEAPSGYDPSAGYPPSYPPPSGYPPPPQGGYPPPPGAYPPPSGGYPSYSDPSNFGQSYPPPPYGASPYGGSPYGAPAGYGATGYTGGYGQLPQDKTNGMAIGSLVASLVGILCGIGAIIGIVLGIVALNQIKETGEGGRGLAIAGIAVGAATFLFNVVLAIAMLGT
- a CDS encoding general stress protein; this encodes MTSPFQPGQTPGATPGAASAGRGPASLPTPPKGWPIGSYPTYAEAQRAVDYLSDQEFPVQQVTIVGVDLMQVERVTGRLSWPKVLGGGVLTGAWLGLFIGLVLGFFSPSPWGALATGLIAGVFFGLITSAIPYAMARGTRDFSSTLQLVAGRYDVLCDPQNAERGRDLLARLTI